Within Sinorhizobium sp. RAC02, the genomic segment TATCGGCCAGACCTTTCCGCCCGTCGCGGTGCTGGCGCTCGCCGTTCCCGCCGTCGGCTTCGGCGAAAAGCCGACGCTGATCGCGCTCTTCCTCTACGGCCTGCTGCCGATCTTCGAGAATGCCATGACGGGCCTCTCCAACCTGCCGCCGGCCATCGTCGAGGCGGCGCGCGGCACGGGCATGACGGCGTGGCAGCGGCTCACCAAGGTGGAAGTGCCGCTGGCGCTGCCCGTCATTCTCGCCGGCATCCGTCTGTCGGTGACCATCAGCCTCGCCACGGCAACGATCGGCTCGACGGTTGCGGCGAAGACACTCGGCGAGGTCATCATTGCCGGCCTGCAATCCAACAATCTCGCCTTCGTGCTGCAAGGCGGCCTGGTCGTCGCGGTGCTGGCGGTGCTGATCTACGATGCTTTTTCTGCCGTCGAACGCGTGCTGGCGCGTCGCGCCGGCCGGGTCTAGAGCATTTCCGCGTTTCTTCGAATTGTGAAAACGCTCCGATTTTTTATTCTCGCGCAAAACCGCTGCGCACTTTTGCTGGAATTGCTTTAGCGGATCAGGATCGCCCGAAAGTCGTTGACGTTGGTGCCCGTCGGGCCGGTATCGAAGATATCACCTATAGAATCGAAGGCGCTGTAGGCGTCGTGGCCCATCAGGTGCGTTCTGGGCTCGATGCCGGCGGCGCGCATGCGCAGGATACTTTCACCATCGGCAAAGGCCCCGGCATTGTGCTCCGAGCCGTCGCGACCGTCCGTGTCGGCGGCGAGCGCCTGCACGTTCGGTAGACCGTCGATGGCATGGGCGAAGGAGAGCAGGAACTCCGTGTTGCGCCCGCCCTTGCCATACCCTTCGTCGCGGATCGTCACCGTCGTCTCGCCACCGGAGAGGATGACGACGGGGGTGGCGAAGGGCCTTCCGTGATGGCGCGCTTCGCGGGCGAGGGCGGCATGCATTAGCCCGATATCCCGCGCCTCGCCTTCGATCGAATCCGACAGGATGACCGGCGTGATGCCCGCTGCTTTCGCCGTCGCTGCCGCGGCCTCCAGCGAGACACGCGCGGAGGCGATGACATGGTGCTCGTGCCGGGCGAAGATGGGGTCGTCCGGCCCTGCCGCAGCGGCCTCGGGCGATGCGAGATGCTCCATCACCGCCGCGGGCAGCGTCATGCGATATTGCTGGACGATCGCCAGCGCGTCCTGCGGCGTCGAGGTGTCGGGGATCGTCGGGCCGGACGCGACATGGGCGGGGTTGTCGCCGGGAATGTCCGAAATGATGAGGCTCACCACCCGGGCTGGATGGGCCGCATGCGCCAACCGCCCGCCCTTGATGCGCGAGACGTGCTTGCGCACGACGTTCATGGCCGAGATCGGCGCGCCGGAGGCGAGCAGCGCCCTGTTGACGGCGATCTCGTCGGCCAGCGTCAGCATGCCTGCCGGGGCCGGCAGCAGCGCCGAGCCGCCACCGGAGACAAGCGCGATGACGAGGTCGTCTTCCGTCAGATCGCGCAGGAGGGCAAACAGCCGGGCCGAGGCGGCGATGCCGGCCTCGTCGGGAACGGGGTGGGCGGCCTGCAAGACTTCGATTTGCTGGCACGCCGCCACCGGGCCGTGCTGCGCGACGACGGTGCCTTCCAGCGGGCCATCCCACAGGCTTTCCAGCGCAGCCGCCATCTGGCTTGCCGCCTTGCCGGCGCCGATGACCACGGTGCGCCCCTTCGGCCTTTCCGGCAGGTGCGTACGGATCGCGGCAACAGGGTCGGCAGCCTCGACGGCAGCGTTGAACAGCGAGGCGAGGAAGGCGCGGGCGTCTTCGATCATGAGGCTCAGTCGTCGGTTTCGAGGTCGTAGACGAGAATGCCCGCGATGCCGCCTTCTGCGGCTGCGACCAGACGCCCACCGGTCTGCTTGTGCTCGGGATCTTCCAGATAGGCGTCGCGGGCAAAACTGTCCGCGAAATCGACGATGAAGCCGTCGCCAAACCCCTTGTCCATGCCCTCTTCCGGGCTGACATTGGTGCCGATATGCACGGCGAGCATGCCCGGGAGACGGCTCTTCAGCGCGTCGATCTCGTTGAACAGTTCGGCCTTGTAGTGGGCGGAAATGGTCGGCTTGAAGTGGATGAAGACACAATGGCGGATCATGGTTGCCCCTATCGGATGTTGGCGCGGGCGCGCGGACGCGCGTCGTTGCGTTCATGTTGGAAGACCTGGGCCGGCAGCGCCGGCAGGCCGCGAATGATGTCGGCGCCCTTTTCGCCCACCATGATGGTCGGCGCATTGGTGTTGGCGGAAGGAACGCGCGGCATGACGGAACTGTCGCAGACGCGTAAACCTTCAAGCCCATGCACCTTCAAATCAAGCCCGACGACCGCATCCGCGCCCGTGCCCATCTTGCAGGTGCCGACCGGATGGTGGTCC encodes:
- a CDS encoding Dabb family protein, giving the protein MIRHCVFIHFKPTISAHYKAELFNEIDALKSRLPGMLAVHIGTNVSPEEGMDKGFGDGFIVDFADSFARDAYLEDPEHKQTGGRLVAAAEGGIAGILVYDLETDD
- a CDS encoding ABC transporter permease yields the protein MKRLLPNLLRLAALIILIAFLVQPMLFEPLLKPLVQANAPAIYNQGSLLSLTLSHLATVFTATLAATIVAVGLAILVTRPIGAEFLPLSRSLVNIGQTFPPVAVLALAVPAVGFGEKPTLIALFLYGLLPIFENAMTGLSNLPPAIVEAARGTGMTAWQRLTKVEVPLALPVILAGIRLSVTISLATATIGSTVAAKTLGEVIIAGLQSNNLAFVLQGGLVVAVLAVLIYDAFSAVERVLARRAGRV
- a CDS encoding glycerate kinase produces the protein MIEDARAFLASLFNAAVEAADPVAAIRTHLPERPKGRTVVIGAGKAASQMAAALESLWDGPLEGTVVAQHGPVAACQQIEVLQAAHPVPDEAGIAASARLFALLRDLTEDDLVIALVSGGGSALLPAPAGMLTLADEIAVNRALLASGAPISAMNVVRKHVSRIKGGRLAHAAHPARVVSLIISDIPGDNPAHVASGPTIPDTSTPQDALAIVQQYRMTLPAAVMEHLASPEAAAAGPDDPIFARHEHHVIASARVSLEAAAATAKAAGITPVILSDSIEGEARDIGLMHAALAREARHHGRPFATPVVILSGGETTVTIRDEGYGKGGRNTEFLLSFAHAIDGLPNVQALAADTDGRDGSEHNAGAFADGESILRMRAAGIEPRTHLMGHDAYSAFDSIGDIFDTGPTGTNVNDFRAILIR